The nucleotide window TAGGCAGAATGAATGGATGTCTGGGAAAGTAGGAGATGATCATTTCTTTGAGAAGCAACGAGTAAGAATGGTGCCTTTAAAACCACTTTGCCAGCCCTCCAGTGCTTATAGGCTGAGAAAGGGTCAGAGTGAcgtcctttcccccaccccaacttTCCTTCCACAGCCCTATGCAGGCGGGACTCCAGCGGGGACGGGAGTGACCTCGactctccccccaccaccaccggGCCCAGGGCTGGCCCTACTGGAGCCAAGGCGCCCGCCGCACGACTACATGCCGATTGCGGTGCTGACCACCATCTGCTGCTTCTGGCCTACCGGCATCATCGCCATCTTCAAGGCAGTGCAGGTGGGGCTTACTTGGTTTTTCTTAGTCCCAGGGAGTGCTGGGCGTTCTGGGGATTGTTTTAGAGGGAGGCTGAACCATTTGAGAGAGGCAGCAACTCCTGGACTTCCTTCCATCATCCCTCCCCCATAGGTGCGCACGGCCTTGGCCCGGGGAGACATGGTGTCGGCCGAGATCGCTTCACGCGAGGCCCGGAACTTCTCTTTCATCTCCCTGGCTGTGGGCATCGCGGCCATGGTGCTCTGTACCATCCTCACCGTAGTCATCATCATCGCGGCGCAGCACCACGAGAACTATTGGGATCCCTAAAAACGCCCCCAGTCGGTACCCATCCTGCGCCCCTCGACTTCCCAGGCGCGTTCTGCAGTCATGCCGCGGACCCAGTGGGTGCCCTGAACACCCGCCTTTGGGGCCGTCGCACTTGGATACATCTTAAACTCCGCCTCCAGGGAACCTCTCACCTTTTGAGCAAGCTCCGAATTCAGTTCCTCAGGAACCCCTTTAAAGCCCACACCCCCAGGGACGCCGCTTTCTGGGGTCCAGACCAAAAGCTGGGCCGTCTGTTGCTCCAGGTTCCCACCCCTTCAAAGTACAGCGCCACAGGCAGAGCACCCTTGGTCTGGTCCCCAAAGGCCCGCCTCCTCTATAGGCTCCGCCCCAGCTCTGACAAAACCCCGCCTCCAGGTCGGCAGGCTCCGCCTTCTTCTCCGCGGGGGTAATTCAGTCCAGTGATTGGGTTTGTGGCTTCAGGCCTACCCCACCGACAGAcagattcttctctttcttcGGGCAGGAGGACCGAGCCCCGGGGTAGCCACACCTCCACGCGCACTCCCTTTTTTGCAAGTATGGTTTTGTCCCTCCACCAAGGTCTCTGCCTATTTTCTTGCTCATCCCAGATCCTGTCCTTTTGTTGTTTATGGAATGACATTTGAGGGGTTTCTGATTTAGGACCCTTCTTCCTGGAATAAGAAACAAGTCCTGTTCTCTGTAAATACTCCCTTCCACCCATACCAACCCTTGGGCAGCCGGCTGAAGGGAATACAGGATATGGGCCTTCCAATCAGGGAAGAGAGCCAGCCGGCTCCCAGTCCCCCTTGCAGCCCCGCCTTGTTCTGAtccgtgtgtgagtgtgtgtgaacTTCTGAAAGACGATATTAAAGAGACAGTGGATTTATTGCCCACAATTCCAAAGACTGTGGTCCCACGAAGATCCCACCCTTTTagtttcctctttcatttttcttcatttcttcggGGGCGGGAGGTGGAAGAGGGGGGAGGACTGACAGAGATTAAAGTTGGGGAGACAGATGCCCAGACCACGAGAAGGACATACAGATACAGGGACCAAAGGAGCTCCCTAGGAAACTGTCACGGAAGACCTTGGGGTCTACTCTCAATGGGCCTTTTCTTCCCCCTGCCCTCCTCTTCCATTCCCTACTATCCCCAGAACTCCAGGAAAGCAAGAGGGCAGACAATTGTGAAGAAGTTAGTTAAGGACAGGGTAATGAGCGGGGAGAAGATGCAAGCTGCCCATAGCTGTTCCTGACTTCGGGCTGGAAGGAGGGGTCAGACAACTTAGATTAGAGCCCCACATGATGTACTGTACCAGGCACAGGGAGACCAAAGAGGCCAGAGAGTTGTGGGAGCACCCGGGAGGAGGTCCATAACCTCTGAAGTCCCCCTGGGACTAGGTGCCCTCTCCTAAGCTGAAGTTAACCAGAGGGCCTCTTTGTGAGGGAGGTGGTGATTAGGAGGTGACATAAGCAGTGGACGAGACAGGGTCCTACCCTAAATTTATGTGTTTATGCAACATGCAGACTCCATGCAGGATACTGATGAAACATCTGTCCACACAGCACGTGTGACCTCTGACATCATGGAGCTCACAATCTTACAAGGGAAGCCATGCactgaggagaagggaaggagggtagAATGAGGCATGGATATCATGGGTTCTCCTTTGGATGTTTCAGATTTAACGTGCCTACCTTACCAACTTCTTTTTCAAAAGCCCTTTAAGATTCCCTATTGATAACTATTTACAAAATTTCAAGTTGGCCTTTAACCCTTCCTATAATTTAAGATCATCTGCCTTCTCTAGTCTAATTTCcaaccaaactgaatacacatcatTGGCACCTCCAGGTATTTCCTTAGTTGTTCTCAAATCTTAGACCTCCTTCCCCAATCTCTGCTTATTATAAACCAAATTGTTTGGAACTTCTCTGCACTGCAGACCACCTCTTGGCTATAGACCACTTCTAGGTTTTTGCTCTTGATGTTCTCTCCCCTTTCACATCTGCCTCTCTACTTGGTCAAATTTTATCTATTCTTCAAGGTCCAGGTCAATTCATCCCTTTCTCCAACAAGGACTCACTCTACCTTCCAGGTTGGATTAGAGTGATGGGTTTTTAAATATAGACCCAGGCATTCCTTGGAGCAATGGCTACATTAGAATCCTCTCAGGAGCATTTAAAAGTCTCAAAGCCCATGTTGCATCCTAGACCAATTAAAATATAATCTCTGAGGGTGGGACTCAGGCATTAATATTTAAGACATGCCTAGATAATTCTAGGCTTAGAGGCACTGCAGGTACCACCTAGAGAGACAGGAGAGGTAAAAAGGTGGCTTCaaatgggaaatttttatttagaagagTATCTGGATCCaaaattcttccatttttcacattatctgcatttttttatctcttccctcTTGCTATATCAAAGGCAAAAGCCAAGTCTAgtttatctttgattttctgattttcatcAGATAAAATCTCTTCTACCAATCTTTGGATTCAGTCGAAATGAAAGGAATTAAGCAAAGGGAGAAATGCATAAAAATGACTT belongs to Nycticebus coucang isolate mNycCou1 chromosome 9, mNycCou1.pri, whole genome shotgun sequence and includes:
- the PRRT1 gene encoding proline-rich transmembrane protein 1 isoform X1, whose product is MSSEKSGDSLRGPTSPAATCRRRPAPTSTGPDCSDPWLRGAHARGGSGHAATGGLRSARIPPAAAALHCLCASLPSGHALCRRDSSGDGSDLDSPPTTTGPRAGPTGAKAPAARLHADCGADHHLLLLAYRHHRHLQGSAGAHGLGPGRHGVGRDRFTRGPELLFHLPGCGHRGHGALYHPHRSHHHRGAAPRELLGSLKTPPVGTHPAPLDFPGAFCSHAADPVGALNTRLWGRRTWIHLKLRLQGTSHLLSKLRIQFLRNPFKAHTPRDAAFWGPDQKLGRLLLQVPTPSKYSATGRAPLVWSPKARLLYRLRPSSDKTPPPGRQAPPSSPRG